A window of Xylophilus sp. GW821-FHT01B05 contains these coding sequences:
- a CDS encoding ATP-binding protein yields the protein MTSAHRPDPQAAPQTIFRFRRDYNSWVADETMEDYALRYTPKSFRRWSEFRVANTAFGSLSFLALEAIGGAIALNYGFANAMWAILTVGLVIFLTGLPISIYAARYGLDMDLLTRGAGFGYLGSTITSLIYAVFTFIFFALEAAIMALALQMVVDWPLVWCYVLSSLVVLPLAMRGITLISRLQAWTQPLWLFLLLLPFVWIGLTQPQLYRDFASLSGLKSGSSGFEPLMFGAAAAVIFSLVVQIGEQVDFLRFLPERTPANRVRWWAAVLVAGPGWVVMGMLKMAGGAFLAFAALQFEVGTHRAAEPTQMFLAGFTEAVGRPGLAVLMTVVFVVVSQIKINLTNAYAGSLAWSNFFARVTRSHPGRVVWLVFNVGIATLLMTLGVFGALEKVLAVYSNVAIAWVGALVADLVINKPLGLSPPGIEFRRAHLYDFNPVGLGAMLPAAIVACCAHAGLLGEVAAAFSPFIALALSMALAPLLAWATKGRYYLARQPDTTWQPGESVRCAVCENQFESEDMARCPAYAAPICSLCCSLESRCHDRCKTGSRASEQLRAVAAFLLPRSWALKVNFRLGQYLVVLVSLCAVMAFLVGVVYVQEGLDTPAQFLRMPFLKVFALLALLAAVCAWWVVLSTDSRRLAQDESERQTQLLLQEIEAHKRTDAELQAAKDQADSANQAKTRYVAGMTHELRSPLNSILGYTQILLKNPQTDGWMRETLGTMQHSGQHMHALIDGSLELARIEAGRLRLDPAPLPLAELLADVEGMLRPQAEAKGLRFTVQIEGAAPEWIRADAKRLRQILINLLANAVRFTDQGEVRLRLDFTHHVSRIEVIDTGIGIAPQDQERIFLPFERGSAGRRASETGTGLGLTITHLLTQLMGGELSVASTPGQGSTFTVRLYLASITPDPAHLPLRAVALRPVIGYLAPRRTLLVVDDQPLQRQLLAALLVPLGFEVREAASGRECLEIVQHEPPDLVLLDITMDDLDGWQTVELLRKLLPATALPVVFVSANLFDQQPERMAALQCQGFVGKPVIESELLDALEHALQLEWVRDNTPLSLAAPPPATTAHPMLLPEDLREDLVRLARQGQAAALRERLRQAHGVLPTHAAALHLLQACADRFDFQALADHLREPEEHAPSP from the coding sequence ATGACCTCCGCCCACCGCCCCGATCCGCAGGCTGCGCCGCAGACGATCTTTCGTTTTCGGCGCGACTACAACTCGTGGGTGGCCGACGAGACCATGGAGGACTACGCGCTGCGCTACACGCCCAAGAGCTTTCGGCGCTGGAGCGAGTTCCGCGTGGCCAATACCGCGTTTGGCTCGCTGTCTTTTCTGGCGCTGGAGGCGATTGGCGGCGCGATTGCGCTGAACTACGGCTTTGCCAATGCGATGTGGGCCATCCTCACGGTCGGGCTGGTGATCTTTCTCACCGGCCTGCCGATCAGCATCTACGCCGCGCGCTACGGCCTGGACATGGACCTGCTCACGCGTGGCGCGGGCTTTGGCTACCTGGGCTCGACCATCACCTCGCTGATCTACGCGGTGTTCACCTTCATCTTCTTCGCGCTGGAGGCGGCCATCATGGCGCTGGCGCTGCAGATGGTGGTGGACTGGCCGCTGGTGTGGTGCTACGTGCTGTCGTCGCTGGTGGTGCTGCCGCTGGCCATGCGCGGCATCACGCTGATCAGCCGGCTGCAGGCCTGGACGCAGCCGCTGTGGCTGTTCTTGCTGCTGCTGCCTTTTGTGTGGATTGGCCTGACGCAGCCGCAGCTCTACCGCGACTTCGCCAGCCTGTCGGGCCTGAAGAGCGGCAGCAGCGGCTTTGAGCCGCTGATGTTCGGCGCGGCGGCGGCGGTGATCTTCTCGCTGGTGGTGCAGATCGGCGAGCAGGTGGATTTCTTGCGCTTTCTGCCCGAGCGCACGCCGGCCAACCGCGTGCGCTGGTGGGCCGCGGTGCTGGTCGCCGGGCCGGGCTGGGTGGTGATGGGCATGCTCAAGATGGCGGGCGGCGCCTTCCTGGCGTTTGCGGCGCTGCAGTTCGAGGTGGGCACGCACCGAGCGGCCGAGCCCACGCAGATGTTCCTGGCCGGCTTCACCGAGGCCGTGGGCCGGCCCGGGCTGGCGGTGCTGATGACGGTGGTGTTCGTCGTCGTATCGCAGATCAAGATCAACCTCACCAACGCCTATGCCGGCTCGCTGGCCTGGTCCAACTTCTTCGCGCGGGTCACGCGCAGCCACCCCGGGCGCGTGGTATGGCTGGTGTTCAACGTGGGCATTGCCACGCTCTTGATGACGCTGGGCGTGTTTGGCGCGCTGGAGAAAGTGCTGGCGGTCTACAGCAACGTGGCCATCGCCTGGGTGGGCGCGCTGGTGGCCGACCTGGTCATCAACAAGCCGCTGGGCCTGTCACCACCGGGCATAGAGTTTCGCCGCGCGCACCTGTACGACTTCAACCCGGTGGGCCTGGGCGCCATGCTGCCCGCCGCCATCGTTGCCTGCTGCGCGCATGCGGGTTTGCTGGGCGAGGTGGCGGCTGCCTTCTCGCCCTTTATCGCGCTGGCGCTGTCGATGGCGCTGGCGCCGCTGCTGGCCTGGGCCACCAAGGGCCGCTACTACCTGGCGCGCCAACCCGACACCACCTGGCAGCCCGGCGAGAGCGTGCGCTGCGCCGTGTGCGAGAACCAGTTCGAGTCCGAAGACATGGCGCGCTGCCCGGCCTATGCGGCGCCGATCTGCTCGCTTTGCTGCTCGCTGGAATCGCGCTGCCACGACCGCTGCAAGACCGGCTCGCGCGCGTCCGAGCAGTTGCGCGCGGTGGCGGCCTTTTTGCTGCCGCGCAGTTGGGCGCTGAAGGTCAACTTTCGCCTGGGGCAGTACCTGGTGGTGCTGGTGTCGCTGTGCGCGGTGATGGCCTTTCTGGTCGGCGTGGTCTATGTGCAAGAGGGCCTGGACACGCCCGCGCAGTTTCTGCGCATGCCCTTCCTGAAGGTGTTTGCGCTGCTGGCCCTGCTGGCTGCGGTGTGTGCCTGGTGGGTGGTGCTGAGCACCGACAGCCGCCGCCTGGCGCAGGACGAGTCCGAGCGCCAGACCCAGCTGCTGCTGCAAGAAATCGAAGCCCACAAGCGCACCGACGCCGAGCTGCAGGCCGCCAAGGACCAGGCCGACTCGGCCAACCAGGCCAAGACCCGCTACGTGGCCGGCATGACGCACGAGCTGCGCTCGCCGCTCAACAGCATCCTGGGCTACACCCAGATCCTGCTGAAGAACCCGCAGACCGATGGCTGGATGCGCGAGACCCTGGGCACCATGCAGCACAGTGGGCAGCACATGCACGCGCTGATCGATGGCTCTTTGGAGCTGGCTCGCATCGAGGCCGGCCGCCTGCGCCTGGACCCGGCGCCGCTGCCGCTGGCCGAGCTGCTGGCCGACGTCGAAGGCATGCTGCGCCCGCAGGCCGAGGCCAAGGGCCTGCGCTTCACGGTGCAGATCGAGGGCGCCGCGCCCGAATGGATACGCGCCGACGCCAAGCGCCTGCGCCAGATCCTGATCAACCTGCTGGCCAATGCGGTGCGCTTCACCGACCAGGGCGAGGTGCGGCTGCGGCTGGACTTTACGCACCACGTATCGCGCATCGAGGTGATAGACACCGGCATCGGCATTGCGCCGCAGGACCAGGAGCGCATCTTCCTGCCCTTCGAGCGCGGCAGCGCCGGCCGCCGCGCCAGCGAAACCGGCACCGGCCTGGGCCTGACCATCACGCACCTGCTGACCCAGCTCATGGGCGGCGAGCTGTCGGTGGCCAGCACGCCCGGCCAGGGCAGCACCTTCACCGTGCGGCTGTACTTGGCCAGCATCACCCCCGACCCGGCGCACCTGCCGCTGCGCGCCGTGGCGCTGCGCCCGGTGATCGGCTACCTGGCGCCGCGCCGCACCCTGCTGGTGGTGGACGACCAGCCGCTGCAGCGCCAATTGCTGGCCGCGCTGCTGGTGCCGCTGGGCTTTGAGGTGCGCGAGGCCGCCAGCGGCCGCGAGTGCCTGGAGATCGTCCAGCACGAGCCGCCCGACCTGGTGCTGCTCGACATCACCATGGACGACCTCGACGGCTGGCAGACCGTGGAACTGCTGCGCAAACTGCTGCCGGCCACCGCGCTGCCGGTGGTTTTTGTCTCGGCCAACCTGTTTGACCAGCAGCCCGAGCGCATGGCCGCGCTGCAGTGCCAGGGCTTTGTCGGCAAGCCGGTGATCGAGTCTGAATTACTGGACGCGCTGGAGCACGCGCTGCAACTGGAATGGGTGCGCGACAACACGCCGCTGTCGCTGGCCGCGCCGCCGCCCGCCACAACGGCCCACCCCATGCTGCTGCCCGAAGACCTGCGCGAAGACCTGGTGCGCCTGGCGCGCCAGGGCCAGGCCGCCGCGCTGCGCGAGCGCCTGCGCCAGGCGCACGGCGTGCTGCCCACGCACGCCGCGGCCCTGCACCTGCTGCAGGCCTGCGCCGACCGCTTCGACTTCCAGGCCCTGGCCGACCATCTGCGAGAACCCGAAGAACATGCTCCCAGTCCTTGA